The Microlunatus soli genome contains the following window.
ACCCGCTCTGCCAGGCCGATCCGGATCGGTCCACCGGCCAACCGGTTGCGGGCATAGTCGAGCTGGCTCGGATTGATGTCCACCGCCGTGACCCGATGCCCGGCAGCCGCACAGGCCGCGGCGGTCTCGCCGGAGGCGCCGATCACGCACACCTCACCGGGCGGACCGAACGCGTCCGACTCGACCCGCTCGTCCTCGTACGAGACCCCGAACAGGATCGCCGACCGACCGACCGGCCCGAATCGTCGGGCCGGTCGCCACGGGGTGCCGGGCAGCGCAGGCTCAGCCATCGGCCGGCTCCCTGTCCCGCACCGAATCGGTGCGCACCGAAGCTGCTGCGGCGACCAGCCAGACCAACGCGATCAGGGCGAGGTTCTTGATCACCAGGTCCAGCGGCTCACCGATCTGTTCCCGGCCGAACAGCAACCCGGTACTGCTGACCGCGATCAGGGTCAGGGTCTGCAGTGTCGCCGCGATCCGCGGCAACAGCCCGATCAGTACCCAGACCCCGAGCAGCACCTCGTAGCCGCCGAGCGCCCGCAGCGCGAGGCCGGCGAGGTGGTCGGGCAGCAACGGCACCGCCTCGGCGATCCCCTGTTCGTCGGCACGCTGCCCGCCCAGCTTGGCGATCAACCCCTCGTAGATCCACACCAGCAGCAGCGCGATCCGGCCGAAGATGATCAAGGAACGTGGGA
Protein-coding sequences here:
- a CDS encoding DoxX-like family protein is translated as MNAIPRSLIIFGRIALLLVWIYEGLIAKLGGQRADEQGIAEAVPLLPDHLAGLALRALGGYEVLLGVWVLIGLLPRIAATLQTLTLIAVSSTGLLFGREQIGEPLDLVIKNLALIALVWLVAAAASVRTDSVRDREPADG